A DNA window from Carassius auratus strain Wakin unplaced genomic scaffold, ASM336829v1 scaf_tig00214289, whole genome shotgun sequence contains the following coding sequences:
- the LOC113091779 gene encoding uncharacterized protein LOC113091779, which yields MDKEVYLDNDNHWVAPLPFRSPRKQLPNNREQAIQRLNSLQCTLSKKPNMKTHFFGFMQKVIENEQAEPAPPLQSEEECWYLPIFGVYHPHKPDKIRVVFDSSAQYGGVSLNDVLMSGPDLNNTLLGVLLRFRREKVAVMADIEQMFYCFKVKEQHRNYLRFLWHKDNCAEKEIIDYRMTVHVFGNSPSPAVAIYALRRAAEYGEADYGMDAKDFVLRNFYVDDGITSVPTEREAIDLLKRTQAMLSKSSLNLHKVASNSAPVMEAFPSSERANDLKGLDFDKDPIPLQRSLGISWNIKADCFTFKASQDLKPFTRRGILSTVNSLYDPLGFVCPVTMQGKAIVRELSTIQQDWDTVLPADKRDSWKVWTSSLAELDRLQIPRSYVPTSLCGAQVRELCIFSDASILAIAAVAYLRVIDSNGQLHVGFVMGKSKLAPFPAHTVPRLELCAAVLAVELMELIKEEIDIEFHNIQFYTDSRIVLGYIHNVTRRFYMYVANRVARIRKTTEPSQWHYVCSEQNPADHATRFVAAAHLPLTNWFSGPEFLRECDPIGCSLGESYGLVKAEEDVEIRPQVNTLATNVKEDLLGSSRFERFSSWRSLVRAITTLTHIANSFSHSPDTLCRKWHLCTKTSGVEISQAKATIVKTVQREVYQEEFESLTKFGKVSQRSTLLRLDPFVDNEGLLRVGGRIHCADISDLEKHPLIIPPNHHVTGLLIQHYHDQVAHQGRHFTEGAIRSAGLWIVSGKRSVSNIIHKCVLCKKLRGKMESQKMSALPSDRVSVDPPFTHTGLDVFGPFTVVTRKTRGHNAENKRWAVIFSCLNTRAVHLEVVESLSASSFICALRRFLAVRGPVKHFRSDRGTNFVGAVKELQIDSSDSELKGFLQNQGCTWTFNAPHSSHMGGVWERMIGIARRILEALLMKTPTRLTHEVLTTLMAEVMAIMNSRPLIPISSDTGMPQVLSPAMLLTQKASVAPAPPGNFEIGHLHKNQWRQVQMLADSFWKRWKQEYLSTLQPRRKWTEERESIQEGDIVLLKDGEAKRSEWPIGLIAKTIASSDGKIRKVMVKTAKQGVFREYLRPICDVVLLLSNNRNA from the coding sequence ATGGACAAAGAGGTGTACCTTGATAATGATAACCACTGGGTGGCGCCACTTCCATTCCGCTCTCCAAGAAAGCAACTCCCGAACAATAGAGAGCAAGCTATACAAAGGCTGAACTCATTGCAGTGCACTCTTTCAAAGAAACCGAATATGAAAACGCATTTCTTTGGTTTTATGCAGAAGGTGATTGAAAATGAGCAAGCAGAACCTGCTCCACCCTTACAATCAGAGGAAGAATGTTGGTATTTGCCAATTTTTGGAGTTTACCACCCACACAAACCTGACAAAATCAGGGTGGTCTTCGATTCGAGCGCTCAGTATGGAGGGGTGTCCCTTAATGATGTTTTGATGAGCGGACCTGATCTTAACAATACCCTTTTGGGTGTGCTGTTGCGCTTCCGTAGGGAGAAAGTAGCTGTGATGGCGGACATAGAACAAATGTTCTATTGTTTCAAGGTAAAAGAGCAGCATCGCAACTATCTTCGCTTTCTTTGGCACAAAGACAACTGTGCAGAAAAGGAGATCATTGATTACAGAATGACCGTGCACGTCTTTGGCAATAGTCCTTCGCCAGCAGTCGCTATATATGCCTTAAGGCGAGCAGCAGAGTATGGCGAAGCAGATTATGGTATGGATGCTAAGGACTTTGTGTTACGCAACTTCTACGTTGACGATGGCATCACATCTGTCCCTACTGAAAGAGAAGCCATTGATCTCCTAAAGCGTACGCAAGCAATGCTATCAAAGTCAAGCTTGAATCTGCATAAAGTGGCTTCTAACAGTGCTCCGGTGATGGAAGCTTTTCCATCTAGTGAGAGAGCCAACGATCTCAAAGGCCTGGATTTTGATAAAGACCCAATACCTCTCCAACGCAGCCTTGGTATAAGTTGGAACATCAAGGCAGACTGCTTCACATTTAAAGCTTCTCAAGATCTCAAACCCTTTACTCGAAGAGGGATCCTTTCCACCGTCAATAGTTTATATGATCCCCTCGGGTTTGTCTGTCCAGTCACTATGCAAGGCAAAGCTATAGTGAGAGAACTTTCAACTATACAACAGGATTGGGACACTGTTCTTCCGGCAGACAAAAGAGATTCGTGGAAGGTATGGACTTCATCTTTAGCAGAGCTTGATCGATTGCAAATACCACGATCTTATGTCCCAACCTCACTGTGTGGAGCTCAGGTTCGAGAGTTGTGTATCTTCTCGGATGCTTCTATTTTAGCTATCGCTGCAGTAGCGTACCTACGAGTAATAGACTCAAACGGACAGCTTCACGTGGGGTTTGTAATGGGAAAATCCAAGTTGGCCCCTTTTCCAGCACATACTGTTCCACGCCTGGAGTTATGTGCAGCGGTACTTGCTGTTGAGCTGATGGAACTTATAAAGGAAGAAATTGACATAGAGTTCCACAATATCCAGTTCTACACTGACAGTCGCATAGTGCTCGGCTACATTCACAATGTAACACGCAGATTCTACATGTACGTGGCTAACAGAGTTGCACGCATAAGAAAAACCACGGAACCTAGTCAATGGCATTACGTCTGTTCTGAACAGAACCCAGCAGATCATGCCACCAGGTTTGTGGCAGCAGCCCACTTACCCCTTACCAACTGGTTCTCAGGTCCAGAGTTCCTTAGGGAATGTGACCCTATAGGATGTAGTTTAGGAGAGTCATACGGACTTGTAAAAGCAGAAGAGGATGTTGAAATTCGCCCCCAAGTGAACACACTGGCAACTAACGTCAAAGAGGACTTACTAGGCTCAAGCAGATTTGAACGTTTCTCAAGCTGGAGATCCTTGGTGAGAGCTATCACTACTCTGACGCACATAGCAAATTCATTCTCACATTCTCCTGACACACTCTGTCGAAAATGGCATCTGTGTACTAAAACCTCAGGTGTGGAGATATCACAAGCCAAGGCGACTATAGTCAAAACCGTACAACGAGAAGTGTACCAGGAAGAATTTGAGAGTTTGACTAAGTTTGGTAAAGTCTCGCAGCGTAGCACACTCCTGAGGCTTGACCCCTTTGTGGACAATGAGGGTCTGTTAAGAGTTGGGGGTCGCATTCACTGTGCTGACATCTCTGATCTAGAGAAGCATCCCTTGATAATCCCTCCCAATCATCACGTAACCGGTCTTTTAATTCAGCATTATCATGATCAAGTGGCTCATCAAGGCCGGCATTTTACTGAGGGTGCTATACGTAGTGCTGGATTGTGGATAGTCAGTGGCAAAAGATCTGTTTCAAATATCATCCACAAATGTGTGCTGTGCAAGAAACTGAGAGGTAAGATGGAGAGTCAGAAGATGTCGGCTTTGCCCTCAGATAGAGTTTCTGTAGATccacctttcacacacacaggtcttGATGTTTTTGGACCATTCACTGTGGTGACACGTAAGACAAGAGGGCATAATGCTGAGAACAAGCGATGGGCTGTCATATTCAGTTGCTTAAATACCAGAGCAGTTCACTTAGAGGTTGTGGAGTCTCTATCAGCGTCAAGCTTTATATGTGCTTTGCGTCGCTTCTTGGCTGTCAGAGGACCAGTGAAGCACTTTCGTTCTGACAGGGGGACAAATTTCGTTGGAGCAGTCAAGGAACTCCAAATTGACAGTAGCGACTCAGAGTTGAAAGGCTTCTTGCAGAATCAAGGTTGCACGTGGACCTTTAATGCTCCACATTCCTCCCATATGGGAGGAGTGTGGGAAAGAATGATCGGCATTGCCAGACGTATTTTGGAGGCTCTCTTGATGAAAACTCCCACAAGACTCACGCATGAGGTCTTAACAACTTTAATGGCAGAAGTCATGGCCATCATGAATTCCAGACCCTTAATCCCAATTTCATCAGATACGGGCATGCCCCAAGTGCTTTCACCAGCAATGCTCTTAACTCAGAAGGCGAGTGTTGCTCCAGCGCCTCCAGGAAATTTTGAGATAGGGCACTTGCACAAAAATCAGTGGCGTCAAGTCCAGATGCTGGCTGATTCATTCTGGAAGCGATGGAAGCAGGAGTACTTGTCTACCTTGCAACCCAGGAGAAAAtggacagaggagagagagagtattCAGGAAGGAGACATTGTTCTGTTGAAGGATGGGGAAGCTAAGCGCAGTGAGTGGCCAATTGGTCTCATAGCAAAGACTATAGCTTCATCTGATGGAAAAATTCGTAAGGTTATGGTGAAGACTGCTAAGCAAGGGGTATTCAGAGAGTACTTAAGACCTATATGTGATGTTGTCTTACTTTTGTCAAATAATCGGAATGCATAG
- the LOC113091780 gene encoding uncharacterized protein LOC113091780, producing MDESQPREKQEEVDQPLETRSRSSRSRRSSRSSASAAATTARAKAAACKVKASYAEKEAIMMRERAQIEEHQQKALAETARRKAEVEADLYVLQLQKEAVAASTEAEVYEAAVYEEDGASVDLEKESCISSRIERTEEYVQKHSQQRNSPNLTPNSQHESEGSSYVTQSYVAGSLSSLPPTVKEELNAETIPMKQEQTTRHNFQCSRSNVKVDPYDGADEVKHQKYPVRKQRDSCLPSQVPAECFTPAPSSPHANDFTTYLLKKEMVSSGLFQFDDCPENYWAWKTSFRAVTSELNIASREEIDLLVKWLGPDSSSHAKRIKSVHVSDPALGVRMIWRRLEDCYGCPEVIEQAMLKRLDTFPRITIKDNHRLRDLGDLLLELQSAKESGRLPGLAYLDTARGVNPIIEKLPFSLQDKWITQGSRYKEDHNVYFPPFSFFVEFVCRQARTRNDPSFALASTGYSNNTKSDGAAKLSNRTSVFVKKTEIMAAQPNQDRNLDKNVDPDKFCTIHNKPHPLYKCRTFRSKHLDERKAHLKEKFICFRCCASTKHVARDCRASVKCRECNSDRHIAAMHPGPAPWSIEVSVSTADQNMEKTDEDTAEVNNKCTEICGDASRPKSCSKICLVNVYPSNQRERVKRIYAVLDEQSNRSLVKSQFFDLFNIVSSSSPYTLKTCSGIVTTAGRKVNGFSVESLDGKTVVALPPLIECNTLPDDRSEIPTPEIAMCFPHLTAVSDKIPPLDSCAPILLLLGRDILSVHKVREQRNGPLNTPYAQRLDLGWVIVGEVCLNGTHCQSSVNAYKTNILPNGRTSFFSPCTKGFNVVERGESPFLSYLPDPPCSLKCSKTSESYTTGLKENVLQIFRG from the coding sequence ATGGATGAGTCACAGCCTCGCGAGAAACAAGAGGAAGTTGACCAACCTTTAGAAACAAGATCACGGTCAAGCAGATCACGTCGTTCGAGTAGATCTTCGGCTAGTGCAGCTGCGACCACAGCAAGAGCTAAAGCAGCCGCATGCAAAGTAAAGGCCTCTTATGCCGAAAAGGAAGCCATCATGATGAGAGAAAGAGCTCAAATTGAAGAGCATCAACAGAAAGCACTAGCTGAGACAGCTCGCAGAAAAGCAGAAGTTGAAGCTGATTTATACGTGTTACAACTGCAAAAAGAAGCTGTAGCAGCATCTACAGAGGCAGAAGTTTATGAAGCTGCAGTTTATGAAGAAGACGGAGCAAGTGTCGATCTAGAAAAAGAATCATGCATCTCAAGTAGAATTGAACGCACAGAAGAGTATGTGCAGAAACATTCTCAGCAAAGAAATTCTCCTAATTTGACTCCTAATTCACAACATGAAAGTGAGGGTTCAAGTTATGTGACACAGAGTTATGTAGCAGGCTCACTGAGTTCTCTCCCTCCAACAGTGAAGGAGGAATTGAATGCAGAGACAATTCCTATGAAGCAGGAACAGACAACTCGGCACAACTTCCAGTGTTCTCGTTCGAATGTAAAAGTTGATCCATATGATGGAGCTGATGAAGTAAAGCATCAAAAATATCCAGTACGAAAGCAACGTGACTCCTGCCTGCCCTCTCAAGTTCCTGCTGAGTGCTTTACTCCAGCACCATCATCACCTCATGCAAACGACTTTACTACATATTTGCTGAAGAAAGAAATGGTGAGTTCTGGCTTGTTCCAATTTGATGACTGTCCAGAAAATTACTGGGCGTGGAAAACGTCTTTTCGAGCTGTAACCAGTGAACTCAATATAGCTAGTAGAGAGGAGATAGATCTTCTTGTCAAATGGCTTGGTCCTGATTCATCCAGTCATGCCAAACGAATCAAATCAGTTCATGTCAGTGATCCTGCCTTAGGAGTTCGTATGATATGGCGTCGCCTGGAGGACTGCTATGGGTGTCCAGAGGTCATCGAGCAGGCGATGTTAAAGAGACTTGACACTTTTCCTCGCATCACAATCAAAGACAACCATCGTCTGAGAGATCTTGGGGACTTGCTACTCGAGCTGCAGTCAGCAAAAGAAAGTGGTCGTTTACCTGGTCTTGCTTACCTTGACACAGCGCGGGGAGTCAACCCCATCATTGAAAAACTCCCATTCAGTCTTCAAGATAAGTGGATTACGCAAGGTTCTAGGTACAAAGAAGACCATAATGTATACTTTCCTCCTTTCAGCTTCTTTGTTGAATTTGTTTGTAGACAAGCAAGAACTAGAAATGACCCTAGTTTTGCTCTTGCTTCAACTGGCTACTCAAACAATACAAAATCAGACGGAGCTGCCAAGTTGAGTAACAGAACTTCTGTCTTCGTcaagaaaactgaaataatgGCTGCGCAACCAAACcaagacagaaacttagacaagAATGTAGATCCAGACAAGTTTTGTACCATACACAATAAACCTCATCCACTTTACAAGTGTCGCACATTCAGGAGCAAACACCTAGATGAACGAAAAGCACATTTGAAGGAAAAGTTTATCTGTTTTAGATGTTGTGCTTCCACTAAGCATGTTGCAAGAGACTGCAGAGCATCTGTTAAGTGCAGAGAATGCAACAGTGACCGACACATTGCAGCCATGCATCCGGGTCCTGCCCCGTGGTCCATTGAGGTGTCTGTATCAACTGCAGATCAAAACATGGAAAAAACAGATGAAGACACTGCTGAGGTAAACAACAAGTGCACTGAGATTTGTGGAGATGCTAGTAGGCCCAAGTCATGTTCAAAGATTTGTCTCGTAAATGTTTATCCCTCTAATCAACGTGAAAGAGTCAAACGCATTTATGCTGTACTGGATGAACAGAGTAATAGATCATTAGTGAAGTCACAGTTCTTTGATCTGTTCAACATCGTTAGCAGTTCTTCCCCCTATACATTGAAGACGTGTTCAGGTATAGTGACTACGGCGGGGAGGAAAGTAAATGGATTCTCTGTCGAATCGCTTGATGGGAAAACAGTAGTTGCTCTTCCACCTTTGATAGAGTGTAACACTTTACCAGATGACAGATCCGAGATTCCCACGCCGGAGATAGCTATGTGTTTCCCCCACCTCACTGCTGTGTCAGATAAAATTCCTCCTTTAGACTCTTGTGCTCCTATCCTTCTCCTCTTGGGTCGAGATATTCTTAGTGTGCACAAAGTGCGTGAACAACGAAATGGACCCCTCAACACACCATACGCACAGCGCTTAGACCTGGGCTGGGTGATAGTGGGAGAAGTTTGCCTGAATGGGACTCATTGTCAGTCCAGCGTGAACGCTTATAAGACCAACATACTTCCAAATGGGCGAACGTCATTCTTCTCTCCATGCACAAAAGGTTTCAATGTCGTAGAGCGGGGTGAGTCACCTTTTTTGTCATATCTACCCGACCCACCATGTTCTCTCAAGTGTTCAAAAACCAGTGAGAGCTATACAACTGGCTTAAAAGAGAATGTTCTTCAGATCTTCAGAGGATGA